A window from Chelmon rostratus isolate fCheRos1 chromosome 13, fCheRos1.pri, whole genome shotgun sequence encodes these proteins:
- the rnaseh2b gene encoding ribonuclease H2 subunit B isoform X3 yields the protein MHNMATKKKRTPNAQHDNWVVVAADSAIETQKHESDPAFVRLRNPSTDAASLYMLSSGDVQLFEVKAFEEDFHSWFVGQTVQRDGRLLFVTPMDPLFLILPYLIKSGREGKFQPVDQLIKDEEFPACSRLLSCTRSLASLHHIAEEKEVELLKFHRYSQEKTMNWLKKKVERTVSALKKRNISVGEGVKSTTYIRVKSESDYHEEDYLRYAHGLISEYISEDLSKALLKHLQLPELTSPKEAEPPSKPPKKMSAAQKSLAKVDKTGMKPMSSFFSPKVKAEKQ from the exons ATGCACAACATGGCTACTAAAAAGAAGCGAACCCCTAATGCACAACATGACAACTGGGTTGTCGTTGCTGCAG ACTCTGCCATCGAAACACAGAAGCACGAAAGTGACCCAGCTTTTGTGCGACTACGGAATCCCTCTACAG ATGCGGCATCTCTGTATATGCTGAGTAGTGGTGATGTACAGCTGTTTGAGGTGAAAGCCTTTGAGGAAGATTTCCACTCCTGGTTCGTTGGCCAGACTGTACAGAGAG ATGGGAGACTTCTCTTTGTAACACCGATGGATCCGCTCTTTCTAATTTTGCCCTATTTGATTAAAAGTGGCAGAGAG GGGAAGTTCCAGCCTGTGGATCAACTTATTAAGGATGAGGAATTCCCAGCATGCTCgaggctgctgagctgcacaCGGTCCCTGGCCTCCCTGCACCACATCGCGGAGGAAAAAG AAGTGGAATTACTGAAGTTCCATCGATACAGTCAAGAGAAGACGATGAATTGGTTGAAGAAAAAG GTGGAGAGGACCGTCAGTGCACTCAAGAAGAGAAACATCTCTGTGGGAGAGGGAGTCAAATCCACAACATACATCAGAGTGAAGTCAGAGTCAGACTACCATGAGG AGGACTACCTGCGATACGCCCATGGCCTGATATCAGAGTACATCAGTGAAGACCTGAGCAAAGCCCTCCTCAAACACTTGCA GTTACCAGAGCTCACAAGCCCAAAGGAAGCAGAACCTCCTTCCAAG CCTCCCAAGAAGATGAGTGCTGCTCAGAAAAGTCTGGCTAAGGTGGACAAAACTGGCATGAAGCCTATGTCATCCTTCTTCAGCCCCAAGGTCAAAGCTGAAAAGCAATGA
- the rnaseh2b gene encoding ribonuclease H2 subunit B isoform X1: MHNMATKKKRTPNAQHDNWVVVAADSAIETQKHESDPAFVRLRNPSTDAASLYMLSSGDVQLFEVKAFEEDFHSWFVGQTVQRDGRLLFVTPMDPLFLILPYLIKSGREGKFQPVDQLIKDEEFPACSRLLSCTRSLASLHHIAEEKEVELLKFHRYSQEKTMNWLKKKVERTVSALKKRNISVGEGVKSTTYIRVKSESDYHEEDYLRYAHGLISEYISEDLSKALLKHLQLPELTSPKEAEPPSKKRKLSDKPVEAGEDYTKFNSADFARKPPKKMSAAQKSLAKVDKTGMKPMSSFFSPKVKAEKQ, translated from the exons ATGCACAACATGGCTACTAAAAAGAAGCGAACCCCTAATGCACAACATGACAACTGGGTTGTCGTTGCTGCAG ACTCTGCCATCGAAACACAGAAGCACGAAAGTGACCCAGCTTTTGTGCGACTACGGAATCCCTCTACAG ATGCGGCATCTCTGTATATGCTGAGTAGTGGTGATGTACAGCTGTTTGAGGTGAAAGCCTTTGAGGAAGATTTCCACTCCTGGTTCGTTGGCCAGACTGTACAGAGAG ATGGGAGACTTCTCTTTGTAACACCGATGGATCCGCTCTTTCTAATTTTGCCCTATTTGATTAAAAGTGGCAGAGAG GGGAAGTTCCAGCCTGTGGATCAACTTATTAAGGATGAGGAATTCCCAGCATGCTCgaggctgctgagctgcacaCGGTCCCTGGCCTCCCTGCACCACATCGCGGAGGAAAAAG AAGTGGAATTACTGAAGTTCCATCGATACAGTCAAGAGAAGACGATGAATTGGTTGAAGAAAAAG GTGGAGAGGACCGTCAGTGCACTCAAGAAGAGAAACATCTCTGTGGGAGAGGGAGTCAAATCCACAACATACATCAGAGTGAAGTCAGAGTCAGACTACCATGAGG AGGACTACCTGCGATACGCCCATGGCCTGATATCAGAGTACATCAGTGAAGACCTGAGCAAAGCCCTCCTCAAACACTTGCA GTTACCAGAGCTCACAAGCCCAAAGGAAGCAGAACCTCCTTCCAAG AAGCGGAAACTTTCAGACAAACCGGTGGAGGCCGGAGAGGACTACACCAAATTCAACAGTGCAGACTTTGCGCGGAAA CCTCCCAAGAAGATGAGTGCTGCTCAGAAAAGTCTGGCTAAGGTGGACAAAACTGGCATGAAGCCTATGTCATCCTTCTTCAGCCCCAAGGTCAAAGCTGAAAAGCAATGA
- the rnaseh2b gene encoding ribonuclease H2 subunit B isoform X2 has protein sequence MFYKEGNAFNTTTTQYVRLQGYAKSLDAASLYMLSSGDVQLFEVKAFEEDFHSWFVGQTVQRDGRLLFVTPMDPLFLILPYLIKSGREGKFQPVDQLIKDEEFPACSRLLSCTRSLASLHHIAEEKEVELLKFHRYSQEKTMNWLKKKVERTVSALKKRNISVGEGVKSTTYIRVKSESDYHEEDYLRYAHGLISEYISEDLSKALLKHLQLPELTSPKEAEPPSKKRKLSDKPVEAGEDYTKFNSADFARKPPKKMSAAQKSLAKVDKTGMKPMSSFFSPKVKAEKQ, from the exons atgttttataAGGAAGGGAATGCATTcaacaccacaacaacacaatatGTCAGACTTCAAGGATATGCAAAAAGTCTCg ATGCGGCATCTCTGTATATGCTGAGTAGTGGTGATGTACAGCTGTTTGAGGTGAAAGCCTTTGAGGAAGATTTCCACTCCTGGTTCGTTGGCCAGACTGTACAGAGAG ATGGGAGACTTCTCTTTGTAACACCGATGGATCCGCTCTTTCTAATTTTGCCCTATTTGATTAAAAGTGGCAGAGAG GGGAAGTTCCAGCCTGTGGATCAACTTATTAAGGATGAGGAATTCCCAGCATGCTCgaggctgctgagctgcacaCGGTCCCTGGCCTCCCTGCACCACATCGCGGAGGAAAAAG AAGTGGAATTACTGAAGTTCCATCGATACAGTCAAGAGAAGACGATGAATTGGTTGAAGAAAAAG GTGGAGAGGACCGTCAGTGCACTCAAGAAGAGAAACATCTCTGTGGGAGAGGGAGTCAAATCCACAACATACATCAGAGTGAAGTCAGAGTCAGACTACCATGAGG AGGACTACCTGCGATACGCCCATGGCCTGATATCAGAGTACATCAGTGAAGACCTGAGCAAAGCCCTCCTCAAACACTTGCA GTTACCAGAGCTCACAAGCCCAAAGGAAGCAGAACCTCCTTCCAAG AAGCGGAAACTTTCAGACAAACCGGTGGAGGCCGGAGAGGACTACACCAAATTCAACAGTGCAGACTTTGCGCGGAAA CCTCCCAAGAAGATGAGTGCTGCTCAGAAAAGTCTGGCTAAGGTGGACAAAACTGGCATGAAGCCTATGTCATCCTTCTTCAGCCCCAAGGTCAAAGCTGAAAAGCAATGA